A genomic region of Dickeya solani IPO 2222 contains the following coding sequences:
- a CDS encoding diguanylate cyclase produces the protein MKKYNTDEQRVSKINEYHLLDLYLQQSFQNQVKLFSRILNFPAAFISIIDHDKQWLIFSEGINIECTDRELAFCNTVITTATTLYIPDTLTNSQFCEHPLVIGAPHIRSYFGIPLVLDNVVVGTLAAIDYQSRELDEAARETAAFVASTTESLFRLHNERLHREQEIRLLNNSSVVLINWQQDNMLHISYISPNAQHVLGISEEAVRLMENYIHPDDYENLLFTLDNHKKGVANLECEYRFLSPKGKTLWIRQLSIASYHHNGKLSHVQALLIDNSHQKYLQKLLVDTNNQMRLVLESSSLGTWDWDLGRHNIRVNKQWCEMMGVTQDQFDSSLDYWQQLMHPLDRERMVLAAESCITGQATLINEQYRMRHNKGHWVWIETYGKVVEHNEKGKPIRVAGTHRDITEKKNKELQEEADKRLLELINRAQKNFLEKTDIQEACMSIFDDLLSISESEFGFIGQVREHDEKKVLHIVAISNVSWNGDSKSSYDTFLQNRLQFTSLDNLFGHVVTTGKPVITNSPRSHSASRGVPSGHPILRQFMGLPIYFRNEVVGMIGLGNRFDGYNERQLRFLSPFVDTLGSLFYALETQRAREELEEKLLEMANTDALTGIHNRRAYILETEKCYRNHEKNTALAIIDIDFFKKVNDQYGHHVGDVAICRLAEIITGKLRTDDFVARLGGEEFGLIVHNANLDNVDAIMNGIRTEVENTLFTVDGYSFHFTVSIGATFIKHRNVQNLKDSFESDMKRADDALYEAKNAGRNRVVWK, from the coding sequence ATGAAAAAATATAACACCGATGAGCAGCGCGTCTCAAAGATTAATGAGTATCATTTGCTTGATTTATACCTGCAGCAATCTTTTCAAAACCAGGTCAAGTTATTTTCACGCATACTGAATTTCCCGGCGGCGTTTATCTCGATTATCGATCACGATAAGCAGTGGTTGATTTTCAGCGAAGGCATCAATATCGAATGCACGGACCGGGAACTGGCGTTTTGCAATACGGTGATTACCACCGCCACCACCTTGTATATTCCCGACACGCTGACGAACAGCCAGTTTTGCGAACACCCGCTGGTTATCGGCGCCCCGCATATCCGCAGCTACTTCGGCATCCCTCTGGTTCTCGACAACGTGGTGGTCGGTACTCTGGCCGCCATCGACTATCAATCGCGTGAGCTGGATGAGGCAGCGCGCGAGACCGCCGCCTTCGTCGCCAGCACCACCGAATCCCTATTCAGGTTGCACAATGAACGGTTGCATCGGGAACAGGAAATCCGGCTGTTAAACAACTCTTCCGTGGTGCTCATCAACTGGCAGCAAGACAACATGCTGCACATTTCCTACATTTCCCCCAACGCGCAACATGTTCTGGGCATCAGCGAAGAAGCCGTCAGGCTGATGGAAAACTATATCCACCCGGATGACTACGAAAACCTGCTGTTTACGCTGGATAACCATAAAAAAGGGGTGGCGAATCTGGAATGCGAATACCGATTTCTGTCGCCCAAGGGAAAAACCCTGTGGATTCGCCAGCTTTCCATCGCCAGCTACCATCACAATGGCAAACTCAGCCACGTGCAGGCGCTGCTGATTGATAACTCCCACCAGAAATACCTGCAAAAACTGCTGGTGGATACCAATAACCAGATGAGATTAGTGTTGGAGTCGTCCAGTCTTGGCACCTGGGACTGGGATCTGGGGCGGCACAACATCCGCGTCAATAAACAGTGGTGCGAAATGATGGGCGTTACGCAGGACCAGTTCGACTCCTCTCTGGATTACTGGCAACAACTGATGCACCCGCTGGATCGAGAAAGAATGGTACTGGCGGCGGAATCCTGCATCACCGGTCAGGCAACCTTGATCAACGAACAATACCGGATGCGCCACAATAAAGGCCACTGGGTATGGATTGAAACCTACGGCAAGGTGGTGGAACACAACGAAAAGGGCAAACCCATTCGGGTCGCCGGCACCCATCGGGATATTACCGAAAAGAAAAACAAGGAATTACAGGAAGAGGCGGATAAACGCCTGCTGGAGCTGATTAATCGGGCACAAAAGAACTTTCTGGAAAAAACCGATATCCAGGAAGCCTGCATGTCCATCTTTGACGATCTGCTTTCCATCTCTGAATCGGAGTTCGGTTTCATCGGTCAGGTCAGGGAACACGACGAGAAGAAGGTGCTGCACATCGTCGCCATTTCCAACGTCAGTTGGAACGGCGACAGCAAGAGCTCTTACGATACCTTTCTGCAAAACAGACTGCAGTTCACCAGCCTGGACAACCTGTTTGGGCATGTGGTGACCACCGGCAAACCGGTCATCACTAACTCGCCGCGTTCCCACTCCGCCTCGCGCGGCGTGCCGTCAGGCCACCCAATCCTGCGACAGTTCATGGGGTTACCCATTTATTTTCGCAATGAAGTGGTGGGGATGATCGGGTTGGGTAACCGCTTCGACGGTTACAATGAACGGCAGTTGCGCTTTCTCAGCCCGTTCGTCGATACGCTGGGTTCGCTGTTCTACGCGTTGGAAACCCAGCGAGCCAGAGAAGAGCTGGAAGAAAAACTACTGGAAATGGCCAACACCGACGCCCTGACCGGCATCCATAACCGGCGCGCCTATATTCTGGAAACGGAAAAATGCTACCGCAATCATGAGAAAAACACCGCACTGGCGATCATCGATATCGATTTCTTCAAAAAGGTTAATGACCAGTACGGCCATCACGTCGGCGACGTGGCGATTTGCCGTCTGGCGGAGATCATTACCGGCAAACTGCGTACCGACGACTTCGTCGCCCGGCTGGGCGGCGAAGAATTCGGTCTGATCGTCCACAACGCCAATCTCGATAATGTCGACGCCATCATGAACGGGATTCGCACCGAAGTGGAAAACACCCTGTTCACGGTTGACGGCTATTCCTTCCATTTTACCGTCAGCATCGGTGCAACCTTTATCAAACACCGTAATGTTCAAAATCTGAAGGACAGCTTCGAAAGCGACATGAAGCGGGCCGACGACGCGCTGTACGAAGCCAAAAACGCCGGCCGCAACCGGGTGGTATGGAAGTAG
- the pstS gene encoding phosphate ABC transporter substrate-binding protein PstS, producing MKFMRTTVASIVAVSFSLTAVSAFAAANLTGAGATFPAPVYAKWADSYEKETGNKVNYQGIGSSGGVKQITAKTVDFGASDAPLTDDKLAQDGLFQFPTVIGGIVLAVNVPGVKAGELTLDGKTLGDIYLGKIKKWNDAAIVKLNPGVKLPDQDIAVVRRADGSGTSYVFTSYLAKVNSEWKEKIGSGNTVNWPTGLGGKGNDGIAAFVQRLPGSIGYVEYAYAKQNSLVYTKLISADGKAVSPTEGSFSNAAKGVDWSKSFAQDLTNQKGADVWPITSTTFILIHKEQSKPEQGIEVLKFFDWSYNKGGDQAKALDYATLPKEVVAQVRAAWKTQIKDSSGKALY from the coding sequence ATGAAATTCATGCGTACCACTGTTGCCAGTATCGTTGCTGTAAGTTTTTCTCTGACGGCGGTTTCTGCTTTCGCCGCGGCAAACCTCACTGGTGCAGGTGCGACATTCCCCGCTCCGGTTTATGCAAAGTGGGCTGATTCTTACGAAAAAGAAACCGGCAACAAAGTTAACTATCAGGGCATCGGTTCTTCGGGTGGCGTGAAACAGATTACCGCCAAAACCGTAGATTTCGGCGCTTCCGATGCGCCGCTGACGGATGACAAACTGGCTCAGGATGGTCTGTTCCAGTTCCCGACCGTGATCGGCGGTATCGTCCTGGCTGTCAACGTGCCGGGCGTGAAAGCCGGTGAACTGACGCTGGACGGCAAAACGCTGGGTGACATCTACCTGGGCAAAATCAAGAAATGGAACGACGCCGCCATCGTCAAACTGAACCCAGGCGTTAAACTGCCGGATCAGGACATCGCTGTGGTACGTCGTGCCGACGGTTCCGGCACCTCCTACGTGTTCACCAGCTACCTGGCTAAAGTGAATAGCGAGTGGAAAGAGAAGATTGGTTCGGGCAACACCGTAAACTGGCCGACCGGTCTGGGCGGTAAAGGTAACGACGGCATCGCGGCGTTCGTGCAGCGTCTGCCGGGGTCTATCGGTTACGTTGAATATGCGTACGCCAAACAGAATAGCCTGGTTTACACCAAGCTGATTTCTGCCGACGGCAAGGCCGTCAGCCCGACGGAAGGGTCTTTCAGCAACGCCGCTAAAGGGGTGGACTGGAGCAAATCCTTCGCGCAGGACCTGACCAACCAGAAAGGCGCCGACGTATGGCCGATCACCTCTACTACTTTCATTCTGATTCACAAAGAGCAGAGCAAGCCTGAGCAGGGCATAGAAGTGCTGAAGTTCTTTGACTGGTCCTACAACAAGGGCGGCGATCAGGCCAAAGCACTGGATTACGCTACGCTGCCGAAAGAAGTTGTGGCGCAGGTCCGTGCGGCATGGAAAACCCAGATCAAGGACAGCAGCGGTAAAGCGCTGTACTGA